The genomic interval TTGCATTGGAGCCGGATCAGAAGCATTTGAAGCAACAATCACTGTATAAGCCATTGCACCTGCGTCTTCTAATTTTTTAACTATCCCTGCAACCGTTGATCCTTTTTGTCCTATGGCAACATAGATACAGAAAACAGGTTCTCCACGGTCGTAAAATTCTTTTTGGTTGATAATCGCATCAATCGCAACAGTTGTTTTTCCTGTTTGACGGTCACCAATGATTAACTCACGTTGTCCACGTCCAATTGGAATCATCGCATCAATTGCTTTGATACCTGTTTGAAGCGGCTCAGTAACCGGCTGACGGAAGATAACCCCTGGAGCTTTACGCTCGATTGGCATTTCGTACAATTGACCAGCGATAGGACCTTTTCCGTCGATTGGATTACCCAAAGTATCCACAACACGACCAACCATTCCTTCACCAACATTTACAGAAGCAATACGATTCAAGCGTTTTACAGTATCCCCTTCTTTTACACCAGAAGAGCGACCCAATAATACAACTCCTACGTTATCTTCTTCCAAGTTCAAAGCGATACCTTGAAGAGCTCCTTCGAACTCAACCAATTCACCGTATTGAACACCTTTCAATCCGTAAACGCGAGCGATACCATCACCAATCTGTAATACTGTACCTACCTCTTGCAATTCAGCTTCCGAACGGAAACCTGCTAATTGCTCTCTTAAAATCGCAGAAACTTCTGCTGGTTTAACATCTGCCATGTTTTTCTTTTTATTCTGAGATTCTCAATTCCTTCGGATCACGCAATTGTGATTGCTATCCTCAGTCTTCGAAAGCTAACGCTTTCTCATCTTGTTAAACGTTGTTTTAACTTATTAATTTGCGATGCTACTGAAGCATCAATTTGAGTATCACCCATACGAACGATAAAACCTCCGATTAGATCCGCATCTATTTTCTCCGTCAACTCAACAGTCCCTGTTGTAGATGCTTGAACTTTCGAAACAATCTCTTTCTTTACTTGTTCATCCAATTTTTGAGCGCTAATCAATGTTACTGGAACAATTCCTTTGTGCGACTTCAAAAGTACATCAAATGAACTTGCTATTTGAGACAAATATGCCTCACGACCATTTTTCACGATCAAATCAACAAATAAACTAGTTACTTTGTCGAACTGATCAAATATTGCATTCAATACCGCCAACTTTTTATCTGCTTTCACAACCGGACTCTCAAGCATCAGCTCTAAATCGCGATTTTCAGCACAAACAGTTGCCATGTATTTCATATCTGCCGCGATAACATCCACTTTGTTTTGTTCGATTGCTAAATCTAACAAAGCTTGTGCGTAACGGGAAGCTGATTTCGAAATCTTCATTTCTGTCTATTAGTTCAAGTTAATATCACCTGCCATTTTCTCAGCCAACGCTTTTTGCTTCTCATCAGAAGATAATTCTCCACGAATGATTTTCTCAGCGATTTCTAAAGAGATTGCAGCAACCTGATTTTTCAATTCAGCAATTGCAGCAACTTTCTCTGTGTTGATAGTTGCACGAGCGGACTCAACAATTTTGTTTGCTTCTGATTTTGCTTCAGCTTTCGCTTTCTCAACCATTCCAGTAGCAACTTCTTTTGCATCTTTCACGATTGCATCACGCTCTGCTCTAGCTTCTTTCAATAAGTTTTCATTCGAAGCCTGTAAAGCAAGCATTTCTGCTTTTGTTCTATCAGCCAACTCCAATGCGTCTGTAATTTTTTGCTCACGCGCATTAACAGAAGTCAAAATTGGCTTCCAAATGAATTTCGTTAAAATTACAAGCAACAAAACGAACACTAAGCCCGTCCAAAAAAGCAATCCTAAATCTGGTGTAATTAATTTCATTTTATCTTTTTTATTTTTCCAATCCAAATTAAAGGCTTGTCGCAACCAACCGTTGCAACAAGCCTTTTAAATTCAATTACTTAGGATCTAGACCTAGTAGACCTACTACTACTCCAAATAAAGCAACACCTTCGATTAACGCTGCTGCGATAATCATAGCTGTTTGAATTTTTCCTGAAGCTTCAGGTTGGCGAGCGATTGCGTCCATTGCTGAACCACCGATTTTACCAATTCCAAGTCCTGCTCCTAGAACTGCAATACCAGCTCCAATCGCTGCGATACTTCCTGTCATCATAGCTATATATGTATTAAAAAATTACTAATTAATGGTGTGCTTCTTCAACAGCGGCACCGATAAACAATGCAGACAACATTGCAAACAAGAATGCTTGTAAGAATGCTACCAACAACTCTAAAACAGAGATAAACAAAGCCATAGGAACGGACAATCCTCCCCAAGCTGCACTCTGATTAATAAAAATAATTGAAACCAATGCCAATACAATGATGTGACCCGCAGTCATATTTGCAAACAAACGAACCATCAAGGCAAAAGGTTTTGTCAAAATACCAACTAACTCAATTGGAATCATAATAATCAACAAAGGCTTTGGAACACCTGGCATTGCAAAAATATGCAACCAATAGTTTTTGTTTGCTGAAAAAACAGTCACTAACAAAGTACAAACTGCCAAGAACAATGTAACTGTAATGTTACCAGTCAAATTCGCTCCTCCAGGAAGGAATGGAACCAAACCAAGTAAGTTGTTGATAAA from Fluviicola taffensis DSM 16823 carries:
- the atpH gene encoding ATP synthase F1 subunit delta, translating into MKISKSASRYAQALLDLAIEQNKVDVIAADMKYMATVCAENRDLELMLESPVVKADKKLAVLNAIFDQFDKVTSLFVDLIVKNGREAYLSQIASSFDVLLKSHKGIVPVTLISAQKLDEQVKKEIVSKVQASTTGTVELTEKIDADLIGGFIVRMGDTQIDASVASQINKLKQRLTR
- a CDS encoding F0F1 ATP synthase subunit B — translated: MKLITPDLGLLFWTGLVFVLLLVILTKFIWKPILTSVNAREQKITDALELADRTKAEMLALQASNENLLKEARAERDAIVKDAKEVATGMVEKAKAEAKSEANKIVESARATINTEKVAAIAELKNQVAAISLEIAEKIIRGELSSDEKQKALAEKMAGDINLN
- the atpE gene encoding ATP synthase F0 subunit C codes for the protein MTGSIAAIGAGIAVLGAGLGIGKIGGSAMDAIARQPEASGKIQTAMIIAAALIEGVALFGVVVGLLGLDPK